A single genomic interval of Streptomyces showdoensis harbors:
- the msrA gene encoding peptide-methionine (S)-S-oxide reductase MsrA translates to MFLSRTPVLPTADQALRGRPEPEFAVPERHTVLGTPLLGPYPEGLEVADFGLGCFWGAERKFWQTEGVYTTLVGYQGGPTPNPVYEEVCSGLTGHTEVVRVVFDPAKVSYERLLKLFWESHNPTQGFRQGNDVGTQYRSAVYTHSPEQAATAEASREAYQKVLTGSGYGTITTELLPAEGRPFYPAEGYHQQYLDKNPAGYCGIGGTGVSCPIGVARAE, encoded by the coding sequence ATGTTCCTGTCCCGCACCCCCGTCCTCCCCACCGCCGACCAGGCCCTGCGCGGCCGTCCCGAGCCCGAGTTCGCGGTGCCGGAGCGGCACACCGTGCTCGGCACCCCGCTCCTCGGGCCCTACCCGGAGGGCCTGGAGGTCGCGGACTTCGGCCTGGGCTGCTTCTGGGGGGCCGAGCGCAAGTTCTGGCAGACCGAGGGGGTGTACACGACCCTCGTCGGCTACCAGGGCGGTCCGACGCCGAACCCGGTGTACGAGGAGGTCTGCTCGGGCCTCACCGGCCACACCGAGGTCGTCCGGGTGGTCTTCGACCCCGCGAAGGTGTCGTACGAGCGGCTCCTGAAGCTCTTCTGGGAGTCGCACAACCCGACCCAGGGCTTCCGCCAGGGCAACGACGTCGGCACCCAGTACCGCTCGGCCGTCTACACCCACTCCCCCGAGCAGGCCGCCACGGCCGAGGCCTCCCGCGAGGCCTACCAGAAGGTCCTGACCGGCTCCGGATACGGCACCATCACCACCGAGCTCCTCCCGGCCGAGGGCCGCCCCTTCTACCCGGCCGAGGGCTACCACCAGCAGTACCTGGACAAGAACCCGGCGGGCTACTGCGGCATCGGCGGCACGGGCGTCTCGTGCCCCATCGGGGTCGCGCGGGCGGAGTAG